In Trifolium pratense cultivar HEN17-A07 linkage group LG7, ARS_RC_1.1, whole genome shotgun sequence, a genomic segment contains:
- the LOC123895930 gene encoding uncharacterized protein LOC123895930 produces MFEMGPGKVAAKTFYDVEFPKGHVGIKSFDAELVDEEGNFVPLYEAYLHHWFAIKYQEKDWNMSKIIPKDPMEGAIYIRNDGTCNTYILPIYWGLGAESRGKKSKIPDPYAVEHGNPSKIPFRYQEKWLLNLLIIDTRGTEDREGCTECRCDHFNLPTNFYNVTAGIDGKPLGSSYKGGLFCCQDNLHCKLQKDFEAPTRKLALRYKITWVDWNQQQIPLRFYVLDSTDRVRTNGSQFIHDCQVEFTVPPTNGRNNAPQIEKQTSQWKEVVISSTAPLICIEVPLMQLYMDSNTVYSFYIMDGRILYTSKPKYGKGKKPGNEKGYVVGMSGSYPELSSTKIKDGKIVTIETRYESGFRTGAMGHMYIYLADRLPDNTKRPTMA; encoded by the exons ATGTTTGAAATGGGTCCCGGGAAAGTCGCAGCTAAAACATTTTATGATGTTGAATTTCCAAAAGGTCATGTTGGAATCAAGAGCTTTGATGCTGAACTAGTAGATGAAGAAGGAAATTTCGTACCATTATATGAAGCATACCTACATCATTGGTTTGCTATAAAATACCAAGAAAAAGATTGGAATATGTCAAAAATAATCCCTAAGGATCCTATGGAAGGTGCCATTTACATTAGAAATGACGGAACGTGTAATACTTATATTCTTCCAATTTATTGGGGTTTGGGAGCTGAATCACgaggaaaaaaatcaaaaattccAGATCCTTATGCTGTAGAACATGGAAACCCTTCAAAAATTCCATTTCGATACCAAGAAAAGTGGCTCCTGAATCTCTTGATCATTGATACACGTGGTACAGAAGATAGAGAAGGTTGTACTGAATGTAGGTGTGACCATTTCAATTTGCCAACGAATTTTTATAATGTCACAGCTGGAATTGATGGAAAACCACTGGGATCAAGTTATAAAGGAGGACTCTTTTGTTGCCAAGATAATTTACATTGCAAATTGCAAAAGGATTTTGAAGCACCCACGAGAAAGCTTGCCTTGAGATACAAAATAACATGGGTTGAttggaatcaacaacaaattcCTCTAAGGTTTTATGTACTTGATTCAACTGACCGAGTTAGAACAAATGGTTCCCAATTTATTCATGATTGTCAG GTAGAGTTTACAGTTCCGCCAACTAATGGTAGAAACAACGCTCCtcaaattgaaaaacaaacatCCCAATGGAAAGAGGTGGTTATCTCATCTACGGCACCGCTCATATGCATAGAGGTGCCATTAATGCAACTTTATATGGACAG CAATACAgtttattctttctatattatG GATGGAAGAATTTTGTATACTTCCAAACCAAAATATGGAAAAGGGAAGAAACCAGGAAATGAGAAAGGCTATGTTGTCGGGATGTCAGGAAGTTATCCAGAATTAAGTTCAACCAAGATTAAGGATGGTAAAATTGTGACTATAGAAACAAGATACGAAAGTGGCTTTCGAACTGGAGCTATGGGACATATGTACATCTATTTAGCAGACCGATTACCAGACAATACAAAGAGACCTACTATGGCGTAG